One genomic window of Medicago truncatula cultivar Jemalong A17 chromosome 1, MtrunA17r5.0-ANR, whole genome shotgun sequence includes the following:
- the LOC25485747 gene encoding synaptonemal complex protein 1 isoform X1: MSSWLRSAVNKAVEVGNKNNLTNTVKKYADTVVQHAGQAVAEGAKILHDRISARNYRSVAQTVKRLEEAAISHRGPERVQLLRRWLVVLKEIENLSGASAEGKEKTLEQHLAVEDIKENPQRPSLVLYYDSDVGGEPLNFRDVFLQSQALEGITLSMEPRCTVCLIFMFDVDLSLKHTKYRTKPIRHILSLFNLYTYYYRSASRSPGKKGADRVACLQYICEVRHDINLIIEAPNEEEVSLLLEMFGLCLTGRKEVHNAIVSSLQDLATAFSSYQDEVLVKREELLQFAQRAITGLKINSDLARIDAEASSLRKKLSEITTSQGVVNKVDYKAAEETEATLKALKVALGQIRICSRLEGLLLKKKNISNGDSPEVHAQKVDKLKVLTESLVNSAAKAEKRISDNRQQKEEALKVRVTKGGETSEKEKELTAEISELQQKKDDLEAELKKINTSLAAAQARLWNVREERDQFEEANNQIVEHLKIKEDELTKSISSCRVESDVIKTWINFLEDTWVLQQSNTEIYEKQVSDELERHEDYFVNLAIQLLTTYQKELEPCINHIGTFVVNLKNLTQRLEMTTSADTEDSQVLSPRRNLEEEYLTYEAKIITTFSVVDNMKQQFYAQQGNISRKDEERVKELFDAIEKLQTHFEAIERPVLEIESPPVKTETLPSEKKSDGTPSPSASVGGTEFSKTETSEQPKSPSLKSDQVLDHEAELAKLESEFGKVSTQDYSTEEINDWEFDELEREFVSGSNK; the protein is encoded by the exons ATGTCGTCGTGGCTGAGATCCGCCGTCAACAAAGCCGTCGAGGTCGGCAACAAGAACAACCTCACTAACACCGTCAAAAAATACGCCGACACCGTCGTTCAACACGCCGGTCAAGCCGTTGCTGAAGGCGCCAAAATCCTTCATGATCGCATT TCAGCTAGGAACTATAGAAGTGTTGCACAGACGGTTAAAAGATTGGAAGAAGCTGCTATCTCGCATCGAGGACCTGAGAGAGTTCAGTTGCTTAGGAGATGGCTTGTTGTTCTTAAAGAGATTGAGAATTTGTCCGGAGCTTCGGCTGAAGGTAAAGAGAAGACTCTCGAGCAGCACCTTGCTGTTGAAGATATTAAGGAGAATCCACAGAGACCTTCTCTG GTTCTTTATTATGATTCTGATGTTGGAGGAGAACCACTAAATTTTCGCGATGTTTTTCTTCAAAGTCAGGCACTCGAGGGTATAACACTATCAATG GAACCAAGATGCAccgtttgtttaatttttatgttcGATGTTGATCTATCTCTCAAGCACACCAAATATAGGACAAAACCAATACGGCATATTTTGTCCCTTTTTAACCTGTATACCTACTACTACCGTAGTGCTTCAAGAAGTCCTGGCAAAAAGGGTGCAGACAGAGTAGCTTGTTTACAATACATTTGTGAAGTGAGGCATGACATTAACTTG ATTATTGAAGCTCCAAACGAGGAAGAGGTTTCCCTTCTCCTGGAGATGTTTGG GCTTTGTCTTACTGGGAGAAAAGAAGTTCATAATGCCATAGTAAGCAGCTTACAAGATTTGGCAACAGCATTTTCAAGCTACCAAGATGAAGTACTG GTGAAGCGAGAGGAATTGCTTCAGTTTGCGCAACGTGCCATCACTGGGTTGAAAATCAATTCTGATCTCGCAAG AATAGATGCTGAAGCCTCTAGTCTTAGGAAGAAGCTCAGTGAGATAACAACTTCACAGGGGGTTGTGAATAAAGTTGATTATAAAGCTGCGGAGGAAACAGAAGCAACCCTAAAG GCTTTAAAAGTTGCACTTGGACAGATTAGAATTTGTTCCAGACTGGAAGGATTATtgctgaagaaaaaaaatattagcaaTGGAGACTCTCCTGAGGTTCATGCCCAAAAg GTTGACAAGCTGAAGGTCTTAACAGAATCTCTTGTTAACTCTGCTGCAAAAGCTGAAAAGCGTATTTCTGATAACAG ACAACAAAAAGAGGAGGCGTTAAAAGTTCGTGTGACTAAAGGTGGTGAAACTAGTGAAAAGGAGAAG GAACTGACAGCTGAGATATCTGAACTCCAACAGAAAAAAGATGATCTGGAAGCTGAACTGAAAAAG ATTAATACTTCTTTGGCTGCTGCTCAAGCACGATTGTGGAACGTGAGGGAAGAGAGAGACCAGTTTGAGGAAGCAAACAATCAGATAGTTGAGCATCTGAAGATAAAG GAAGATGAACTTACGAAATCAATTAGCTCATGTCGAGTAGAATCAGATGTCATCAAAACGTGGATTAACTTTCTGGAAGATACTTGGGTTCTCCAGCAGTCAAATACAGAAATTTATGAGAAGCAGGTCAG TGATGAATTGGAGAGACATGAGGACTATTTTGTGAACTTGGCCATTCAGCTTCTTACTACTTACCAG AAAGAGTTGGAGCCTTGTATTAACCATATTGGAACATTTGTTGTAAACCTCAAGAATTTGACTCAGAg GTTAGAAATGACGACCAGTGCAGATACTGAGGATTCACAAGTATTAAGTCCAAGGAGAAATCTTGAGGAAGAATATTTGACCTATGAAGCCAAG ATTATTACCACTTTCAGTGTAGTGGATAACATGAAACAGCAGTTTTATGCTCAACAGGGAAATATTTCCag GAAAGATGAAGAGAGAGTTAAAGAGCTGTTTGATGCCATTGAAAAGTTACAAACTCATTTTGAGGCTATAGAGAGGCCAGTTCTTGAAATAGAGAGCCCACCTGTGAAGACTGAAACATTACCTTCCGAGAAAAAGTCAGATGGCACACCTTCACCTTCTGCTTCAGTTGGAGGTACTGAGTTTTCAAAGACAGAGACAAGTGAACAGCCAAAATCACCTTCACTCAAATCAGATCAGGTATTGGACCATGAAGCTGAATTAGCCAAGCTTGAATCTGAGTTTGGAAAGGTTAGTACTCAAGATTACTCGACAGAGGAAATTAATGATTGGGAATTTGATGAGCTTGAAAGAGAATTTGTATCTGGTAGCAACAAGTGA
- the LOC25485747 gene encoding synaptonemal complex protein 1 isoform X2, which yields MSSWLRSAVNKAVEVGNKNNLTNTVKKYADTVVQHAGQAVAEGAKILHDRISARNYRSVAQTVKRLEEAAISHRGPERVQLLRRWLVVLKEIENLSGASAEGKEKTLEQHLAVEDIKENPQRPSLVLYYDSDVGGEPLNFRDVFLQSQALEGITLSMIIEAPNEEEVSLLLEMFGLCLTGRKEVHNAIVSSLQDLATAFSSYQDEVLVKREELLQFAQRAITGLKINSDLARIDAEASSLRKKLSEITTSQGVVNKVDYKAAEETEATLKALKVALGQIRICSRLEGLLLKKKNISNGDSPEVHAQKVDKLKVLTESLVNSAAKAEKRISDNRQQKEEALKVRVTKGGETSEKEKELTAEISELQQKKDDLEAELKKINTSLAAAQARLWNVREERDQFEEANNQIVEHLKIKEDELTKSISSCRVESDVIKTWINFLEDTWVLQQSNTEIYEKQVSDELERHEDYFVNLAIQLLTTYQKELEPCINHIGTFVVNLKNLTQRLEMTTSADTEDSQVLSPRRNLEEEYLTYEAKIITTFSVVDNMKQQFYAQQGNISRKDEERVKELFDAIEKLQTHFEAIERPVLEIESPPVKTETLPSEKKSDGTPSPSASVGGTEFSKTETSEQPKSPSLKSDQVLDHEAELAKLESEFGKVSTQDYSTEEINDWEFDELEREFVSGSNK from the exons ATGTCGTCGTGGCTGAGATCCGCCGTCAACAAAGCCGTCGAGGTCGGCAACAAGAACAACCTCACTAACACCGTCAAAAAATACGCCGACACCGTCGTTCAACACGCCGGTCAAGCCGTTGCTGAAGGCGCCAAAATCCTTCATGATCGCATT TCAGCTAGGAACTATAGAAGTGTTGCACAGACGGTTAAAAGATTGGAAGAAGCTGCTATCTCGCATCGAGGACCTGAGAGAGTTCAGTTGCTTAGGAGATGGCTTGTTGTTCTTAAAGAGATTGAGAATTTGTCCGGAGCTTCGGCTGAAGGTAAAGAGAAGACTCTCGAGCAGCACCTTGCTGTTGAAGATATTAAGGAGAATCCACAGAGACCTTCTCTG GTTCTTTATTATGATTCTGATGTTGGAGGAGAACCACTAAATTTTCGCGATGTTTTTCTTCAAAGTCAGGCACTCGAGGGTATAACACTATCAATG ATTATTGAAGCTCCAAACGAGGAAGAGGTTTCCCTTCTCCTGGAGATGTTTGG GCTTTGTCTTACTGGGAGAAAAGAAGTTCATAATGCCATAGTAAGCAGCTTACAAGATTTGGCAACAGCATTTTCAAGCTACCAAGATGAAGTACTG GTGAAGCGAGAGGAATTGCTTCAGTTTGCGCAACGTGCCATCACTGGGTTGAAAATCAATTCTGATCTCGCAAG AATAGATGCTGAAGCCTCTAGTCTTAGGAAGAAGCTCAGTGAGATAACAACTTCACAGGGGGTTGTGAATAAAGTTGATTATAAAGCTGCGGAGGAAACAGAAGCAACCCTAAAG GCTTTAAAAGTTGCACTTGGACAGATTAGAATTTGTTCCAGACTGGAAGGATTATtgctgaagaaaaaaaatattagcaaTGGAGACTCTCCTGAGGTTCATGCCCAAAAg GTTGACAAGCTGAAGGTCTTAACAGAATCTCTTGTTAACTCTGCTGCAAAAGCTGAAAAGCGTATTTCTGATAACAG ACAACAAAAAGAGGAGGCGTTAAAAGTTCGTGTGACTAAAGGTGGTGAAACTAGTGAAAAGGAGAAG GAACTGACAGCTGAGATATCTGAACTCCAACAGAAAAAAGATGATCTGGAAGCTGAACTGAAAAAG ATTAATACTTCTTTGGCTGCTGCTCAAGCACGATTGTGGAACGTGAGGGAAGAGAGAGACCAGTTTGAGGAAGCAAACAATCAGATAGTTGAGCATCTGAAGATAAAG GAAGATGAACTTACGAAATCAATTAGCTCATGTCGAGTAGAATCAGATGTCATCAAAACGTGGATTAACTTTCTGGAAGATACTTGGGTTCTCCAGCAGTCAAATACAGAAATTTATGAGAAGCAGGTCAG TGATGAATTGGAGAGACATGAGGACTATTTTGTGAACTTGGCCATTCAGCTTCTTACTACTTACCAG AAAGAGTTGGAGCCTTGTATTAACCATATTGGAACATTTGTTGTAAACCTCAAGAATTTGACTCAGAg GTTAGAAATGACGACCAGTGCAGATACTGAGGATTCACAAGTATTAAGTCCAAGGAGAAATCTTGAGGAAGAATATTTGACCTATGAAGCCAAG ATTATTACCACTTTCAGTGTAGTGGATAACATGAAACAGCAGTTTTATGCTCAACAGGGAAATATTTCCag GAAAGATGAAGAGAGAGTTAAAGAGCTGTTTGATGCCATTGAAAAGTTACAAACTCATTTTGAGGCTATAGAGAGGCCAGTTCTTGAAATAGAGAGCCCACCTGTGAAGACTGAAACATTACCTTCCGAGAAAAAGTCAGATGGCACACCTTCACCTTCTGCTTCAGTTGGAGGTACTGAGTTTTCAAAGACAGAGACAAGTGAACAGCCAAAATCACCTTCACTCAAATCAGATCAGGTATTGGACCATGAAGCTGAATTAGCCAAGCTTGAATCTGAGTTTGGAAAGGTTAGTACTCAAGATTACTCGACAGAGGAAATTAATGATTGGGAATTTGATGAGCTTGAAAGAGAATTTGTATCTGGTAGCAACAAGTGA
- the LOC11440740 gene encoding chalcone--flavonone isomerase 1, with protein sequence MAASITAITVENLEYPAVVTSPVTGKSYFLGGAGERGLTIEGNFIKFTAIGVYLEDIAVASLAAKWKGKTSQELLDTLDFYRDIISGPFEKLIRGSKIRELSGPEYSRKVMENCVAHLKSVGTYGDAEAEAMQKFAEAFKPINFPPGASVFYRQSPDGILGLSFSPDTSIPEKEAALIENKAVSSAVLETMIGEHAVSPDLKRCLAARLPALLNEGAFKIGN encoded by the exons ATGGCTGCATCAATCACCGCAATCACTGTGGAGAACCTTGAATACCCAGCGGTGGTTACATCTCCGGTCACCGGCAAATCATATTTCCTCGGTGGCGCAGGGGAGAGAGGGTTGACAATTGAAGGAAACTTCATCAAGTTCACTGCCATAGGTGTTTATTTGGAAGATATAGCAGTGGCTTCACTAGCTGCCAAATGGAAGGGTAAAACCTCTCAAGAGTTACTAGATACCCTTGACTTTTACAGAGACATCATCTCAG GTCCCTTTGAAAAGTTAATTAGAGGGTCAAAGATTAGGGAATTGAGTGGTCCTGAGTACTCAAGGAAGGTTATGGAGAACTGTGTGGCACACTTGAAATCAGTTGGAACTTATGGAGATGCAGAAGCTGAAGCTATGCAAAAATTTGCTGAAGCTTTCAAGCCTATTAATTTTCCACCTGGTGCCTCTGTTTTCTACAGGCAATCACCTGATGGAATATTAGGG CTTAGTTTCTCTCCTGATACAAGTATACCTGAAAAGGAGGCTGCACTTATTGAGAACAAGGCAGTTTCATCAGCAGTGTTGGAGACTATGATCGGCGAGCACGCTGTTTCCCCTGATCTTAAGCGCTGTTTGGCTGCAAGATTACCGGCGTTGTTGAACGAGGGTGCTTTCAAGATTGGAAACTGA